One part of the Microlunatus elymi genome encodes these proteins:
- a CDS encoding SHOCT domain-containing protein, whose protein sequence is MFLLTLLLIGAVLFFLARKGKIGPPPWAAGGNRIGPLSPEFEARKLLATRFANGEIASDEFLERAAALNWTPGVDHHPQNGKKSKS, encoded by the coding sequence ATGTTTCTGCTCACCCTGCTGCTGATCGGCGCCGTGCTGTTCTTCCTGGCCCGCAAGGGCAAGATCGGTCCGCCGCCATGGGCTGCCGGCGGCAACCGGATCGGTCCGTTGAGTCCGGAGTTCGAGGCGCGCAAGCTGCTGGCCACCCGGTTCGCCAACGGGGAGATCGCCAGCGACGAGTTCCTCGAGCGCGCCGCCGCACTGAACTGGACGCCCGGAGTTGATCACCATCCGCAGAACGGGAAGA
- a CDS encoding sensor histidine kinase encodes MADSKSRLLLLDVPLALVIGSGSLAVARIFAELSQQPLGRSGAEFPMGPPWAHPGRGHVETWSPPSFRADLGEPYTWIALIWVLILMLGIAFRRVRPRTGYAITVVGATGYLAAGLPFGPVLVAPALGLVTMAMRLSVRRWAPWTVLLAPMIWAGFVSEDYFGLTDPTFYSTLIMLSAAMLMPALFATLRRNRLDAGRRTRQLELRRAAYQERLRIARDVHDLIGHSLSVINMQAGVALYVLDKERGAGAADGAAGDSTKITESLQAIRSTSKNALDELRATLGVFRGEATDTGEQRAPVAGLQRVPELVASFRRAGGAVELIMDDTVDDLPGPVDSAAYRIVQEGLTNVAKHAGRATATVRIHREPESLVIDISDDGPPVRSTAAARDSGGNGLIGMAERASSVGGTVWAGPLPDRGFGVHAEFPLLTNRSTT; translated from the coding sequence GTGGCCGATTCGAAGTCGCGGCTGCTGTTGCTGGACGTCCCGTTGGCGCTGGTGATCGGTTCCGGGTCGTTGGCGGTGGCCCGCATCTTTGCCGAACTCTCCCAGCAGCCCCTCGGTCGGAGTGGAGCCGAGTTTCCGATGGGGCCACCGTGGGCGCACCCGGGCCGCGGCCATGTTGAGACCTGGTCGCCGCCGTCGTTCCGCGCTGATCTTGGTGAGCCGTACACCTGGATCGCACTGATCTGGGTGTTGATCTTGATGCTGGGGATCGCGTTCCGGCGGGTTCGGCCTCGAACCGGGTACGCGATCACGGTCGTCGGCGCGACCGGCTATCTGGCTGCAGGGCTGCCGTTCGGGCCGGTGCTGGTGGCCCCGGCGCTCGGTCTGGTCACCATGGCGATGCGGTTGAGCGTGCGCCGATGGGCGCCCTGGACGGTGCTGCTGGCGCCGATGATCTGGGCCGGTTTCGTCTCCGAGGACTACTTCGGGCTGACCGATCCGACCTTCTACAGCACCTTGATCATGTTGTCCGCGGCGATGTTGATGCCGGCACTGTTCGCCACCCTGCGGCGCAACCGGCTCGATGCCGGCCGGCGGACCCGGCAGCTGGAGCTGCGGCGGGCAGCGTACCAGGAACGACTGCGGATCGCCCGGGACGTGCATGACCTGATCGGGCACAGCCTTTCGGTGATCAACATGCAGGCAGGTGTGGCCCTGTACGTGTTGGACAAGGAACGCGGCGCGGGTGCTGCCGACGGCGCGGCGGGTGACAGCACCAAGATCACCGAATCGCTGCAGGCCATCCGATCCACCAGCAAGAACGCGCTGGACGAGTTGCGGGCGACGCTGGGCGTCTTCCGCGGCGAGGCAACCGACACCGGTGAGCAACGGGCGCCGGTGGCGGGACTGCAACGGGTCCCCGAGTTGGTGGCGTCGTTTCGCCGGGCAGGCGGTGCGGTTGAGTTGATCATGGACGACACTGTGGACGACCTGCCCGGTCCGGTCGACTCGGCAGCGTACCGCATCGTCCAGGAGGGCTTGACCAACGTCGCCAAGCATGCCGGCCGAGCCACCGCTACGGTACGAATCCACCGCGAACCGGAGTCGCTGGTGATCGACATCAGCGATGACGGGCCGCCGGTCCGCAGCACTGCCGCCGCTCGCGACAGCGGCGGCAACGGCCTGATCGGGATGGCCGAACGGGCATCATCGGTCGGCGGTA